The Topomyia yanbarensis strain Yona2022 chromosome 3, ASM3024719v1, whole genome shotgun sequence nucleotide sequence cgagtcgaaaaaaaaatttggccgggattaggttgacgttttttagagtgattgcataacctttctatatgagaaaggcaaaaatgtgccaaaatccacaaaagtgaatcgtcgtcaaatttttttcgagtttgcatgaaatctcgacgtttcatgcaccttgaacacatttagcatcaaaaataaaaattctatttttaatttttcctatagtttatatgagaaatttctgtgtggccgcactctgaaacccgtaattccggaaccagagttccgatcgatccaaaattcaatagcagccgatgggaaggttgcagctttcatttgagactaagtttgggcaaatcggtccagccatctctgagaaaaatgagtgacattatttgacacatacgcacattcatacacacacacacacatacacacacatacatacacacacatacagactttttccgatctcgacgaactgagtcgaatgggatatgacactcggccctccgggccgggattgggctgacgtttttcagagtgattgcataacctttctatatgagaaaggcaaaaaatgtattctgtacatttgtaaataatacaaaaagcaataaatttgctgaagagactatgtgtctatctgttgCTTTTAATGGACATTtttggagttttctatgtgtaTATCCCTGAAACTCACTTTTTCCGAAATAACTTTTCTTGACGAttgtttagaattttaaaatattgtatGATTTTGTCCGGTATAAGAAACTACATAATTTTTGTGATGCAAGTTTATTTCTATCTCATATATCTGTGGAGTTATCGAAACCTTTAATGCCAAAAAGCAACCTTTCGGTAGAGGAGAGTTGGTACACTTGATCCCTCTTTTTTCGTAACTTCAATGAAAtagaaattttaattgaaaaattcgcCATTTTGCAGATAATTCGAATTGTTAGAGCTATGAATCACTCTAGCCCCGTGAACTAGGCGTCAACGATTCCTCGGTAACCACACCGTCTATTTCGACGACGTCAGCCGGAATATATACTCTATATTAAATTGTTGCTCATTCACTACTGCGTTAGTCTGATTTCGATCAGAAAAAATGACTCGAAGTTTATTTGCGTGTACTTTAGTAATTTCGCGAACACTTGTGAAATTAGCagttaaatatttgttttttttgtgccaCTCGCAGAGGTTTTCTTTTGGGTCTGAAGAAAATGACTTATTTATCGGCCGGTTTGTCTTATTAGAGAGGAATTTTATCTTAGATAGGGATTTGAGGCATCATGGGAAGAGTACCATAAGAGCTCTGTGAGTTTTTTTAAACTTCCGGCTTTGCGTCGAAATATTCAGACGAACAGTTTGAGAGGATGTCGTAGTGGTGAAGTGGTCCATGTTTCATTTGGAGCGTTATAACTACGCGAACCAATCGCGCTGagaaaaaaacctaatgtcgttttcgattgagaacctagaaactaacccaggttaattgcttcaaacaaacgtttttaatggaactgagttgAGCTCTCGCAAACCAgtggtggtgtgagcgaacctgAAACatatttcaggttagaacccaattcgattttcagttcagtggcgcaaAACCTTGGTAccaaactggcttcaaacaaacggttttgACAGCAGTTCATGTCTCTCTCAACAATACATTTTCTGATTGAAACAAACGGTTCAGTCTGTTGATCTTAGGTATGACATATCCAAGCAGATTGAAATATAGTATGGTAAGATGATTACAAAGCTTTTCATGGATGTCCTTCATTTTGATGACCTGGCTTTCATCAATGGAAGCATATTGGAAGCTGAAGTACACCTTCAGTACCTCATGTCTTTCCAGCATTCGATTAATGACGGTTTCTAATGATAACCAGCGAGTGGTCAACGGATGAAGCATTTTAATGGCTTTAAGTTCATCACATCTTGAAGCTCGTTGAACTTGACCGATCTCAACGAAGAATTGTTTAAAAAGTTGTGGACATCTCGGCACACTTGTTCCACGTATACAGGAATATGCTTGCAGGCGTAAGCGGAGCACAGTGCGTACGAGTGACGAACACATTTAATCGTAAAAATTCTCGGACATACCTGTTTCAACAGTACAGCTACGGAATGCTTGCCCCCAAACATGACATTCGCGCCATCTGCAGTAAAACCAACTAGATGCGTTTTGTATAGCgggccttacacgttcaatatttttgacaatACTAGACAGTATTGActaaagtattgtacgtgtaatggaaaatagttgtattgacgatgtacatttcaaatggaattgacgtattgaagcaatatcgtcaatactcgtgttgacaaaaatattgaacgtgtaagggccgcttatgGAATCTGGTATTTTTCGAAAACATCCACACCTTTGTTGAAGATGGTTGTAGCATCAGCTTCAACCATTTCAAGTCCTTAATAAAAATAATCTTTCACCACAGTCTATTTTTCCAAGTATGTACTCGTATCACCATCACCAACGCTTTCTTGCATGCAATATCAGTGGATTCATCGATCAGTAAGCTGAAGCAAGTGAGTCGCATTACTTCAGCAAGTTCTTGATGATGCGATTCCCCGAGAACATTCTCAACAATGGCAGATACTTTTGTCCGACCCaacgaaatatttttggaatctGCCGAATCCGCAAACACTATTTTCGCCAGTTTGGAAAACTCTTGAACATCTGTCGCCGATTTCTTTTGATCAACTGCCCATGCCCACATCTGCACTTCCGCATCCTTGATCGCTCTGGGCGGTTCGACAAACTTGTTTAGTGTAGGTAGCTTACTTGCTAGCTCTTGCGATTTTTTAGCATGACTCTCCCTATCCTCGTGTTTCGTCATGTCAGGAATACTTCCACTACAGCTGATGTGTTTATTGCTTGGAGTCAACCATTGAAATTTGGCTAACCAGGCAGTCGATAACTTGCGGATATATTTCTTGCGTTTTGTTTTTAAAACCTTTTCTGTTTTTTCTGAAACCAAGAAAGATCATTGTTGCGGACAGGAAAATATGGACCGAGATATGGACAGTGTCATCAAAATTCCTTCAATTGCAACTTACCTGAAAGCGATATACAATCGTTATCCGACGAATCATCAGACATCGATTCAGATAATAGAATCGAGGACGGACCGGAAGTCAGATAATTTTGACGGTGGATCAGCGATGACATCAAATGTCGAAATTGGCGCAGTAGATTGAGTTGGTTTAGCTGTCCTGATTGACGGCAGGTCGGTGGACTTACCGTCCGCTAGTTGCTTCAGACCAACACGATTCAAGACCCTGGCACCGGTCAATGGTTGAGCAGAGAATCGATCATCGTTAGTATCTACAAACAAAAAATCTTTAGTAAATTAGACAAGTAATCGTAATCTTAAATggtatataaattaaattaatttaaactTACTTGATTCCTCGCATGATCCTTTAAAATAATTTGTTATAGAGTTCtccacagttttttttaattttcgcgACATTTTCACAACGTTGAAATAAAAGCTTCCCAATTCTTCGGCACGATTCAAAATCGAAGCTTCTCGCGCTAATTTTATGTGTGTTGCAAAACGCATCGCTCGCGTCATTCGATTGCCCAGCCAAACCCATCCGGAATGATTTTAAATTCAATCGGTTACTGCATTTCAGCCGGGATTCTGACAGAAACTGGACAAAATCGTGTTTCGAATTTCGGATGGGTTGACTAGGTAAAGTTTTAAATCAGGGTATCCAAATATCTTTATTTTCTGAAACTTGAagtctgtaaatatctgcaacaaaaatAGAAAATCTACAAATATCTACATTGCCAAAAAAGtttgcataaaaaaataaaagttttcacatttacagacatgtctgtgaATATGACATCTTTGAATTGTGCCAGCCTTGCACCGAAGGGTGCAAGAGCTCGTGAACTCTTGAAAAGGTCGATAGAATCTTTCGGTAGCCAAATTAAACACCCATCGGTAGCAACGCTAGGCGAAGCCAACTACAAATTGGCGCGTGAGAAGAATGGTGGTAACTCAAGAGGATTATAGCAAGTCTATTTTAAAGAAGCCTCGCGCTACTGTACCAACTCAATTTTATGAACGTGATAAACATGAATAATGAACAATTAAGAAAATATTATGCTTTAAGTAAACTAAATAATGATTACAAACTATATACATTTATGTATTTACAATAGTGTACTCGTTACAAGGGTATCATTTTTGTACGGGTTGGAAAATTACCGGGTTGACCttacttaccgttcaggctagaaccttgttgtctcttgctgtatgcagaagtcgtcttcactccactcggtccattgctgcttgtcgccagcctcgcagtcttcgaagggtccgcaggtcgtcctctagctggtcgatccaccgtgctcgctgtgcgccccgtcttcttgttcctgtagggtcgccctcaagaaccatcttcactgGGTCATTCCTTCAGCCCACCGCAAATGTCCTATTTTTGAGGTATGCGCGATAGATGGTTCttccacgttccgtcttccatctgcacgccaccatagatggtacgcaacacctttcgtttgaAGACTCTAAGCGCGTATTGGTcatccacgagcatagtccaagtCTCGTGGCCTTAGaagaccaccggtctaatcagcgtcttgtagataatctacttcgtgcggcggcgaattttttTCGACcgaagcgtcctccggagtccaaagtaggcacgatttcccgccaagatccgtctctgaatttctctgctggtatcattgtctgcggttaccagtgagcccaaatatacgaattcgtcgaccatctcgatttcatcaccgtcaatccgaactcgggatgggaggttcacattgtcgtctctagaacatcttcctctcatgtattttatcttcgaaacgttgatggcaagtccaatcctgctggcttcagctttcagtctgatgaacgtttccgacatcgcctcaaagttccgtgccattatgtcaatgtcgtcggcgaagccaagaagctggacggacttcctgaagatcgtgccactcgtgtctatccccgctctccttattacaccttatAACGCatcgttgaacagcaggcacgatagaccatcacgtTGCCGTAActctcttcgagattcaaagggactcgagagtgtccctgatactcgaacaacgcacatcacccgatccaccgtcgctttgactaatcgtggtAGCTTATctggaaaaccgtactcgtgcattcaCCGTTGTGTGTTTTGTTTTGACAAAGCTTAATGAGCACCATGGAGCTGAAATTTTTCAAGTGCAGCTCGAGGGAAACGATACTCCGTGATTTGTTGATGAAGTGAACTTATCTAtgtatatctatctatctatcaatctatctatttatctatctatcttctatataaaagtcaatatttgtatgtatgtgttttggAAACTCCCAAacagcttaaccgattgccgacATTTTTCATGGGGTGTGTTTGTGTACTATTGATTGGTGATTATTGTCCCGCCAGATGGCACTTCGAAATGAATTGTGTTTTACTCCAATTTCGttaaaagtcgcagcaacgcgcgacgggtattagctagtaattTATAATTCTGAAAGGATTGTTAAAGATTGGCTTTGGTTAGTTCGGGATGAATTCGCATTTCAAACATTGCTTAAGAATGGTTTGGAATGGCCGAGGATGATTtgaaatgttgaaatcattaaatAAAGTACTTGAAAATCACATTTTGACTATTTCAGTGCTCGCTGAAATCAAACCAAAGCATTTCTAACAGCGTAACTGCAGGaacaaatcaaaatcaaaacataaattttgttgccagaattactgaaagattccatcatagagtatacagagttgccagtttcatcaaattggttgaaattcgagcaaaattggatagaGATTTGGTaggttttttcgattttttttggaaatgctCGATTTGTTAAAGTTGcttaaattttcgaaaatcgtCGGAAAAAAATACGAAATCATGCAAAACTGAACGGATTTACAATTATTCTGAAGTGACGTTCCTCTCGGTTTAGGTAGGTGACAAATTTCGTTTCCCGAACTAACAGCAAATGATTCAAAAGTACCAATCACTCTTGCTGTGGATGTTACGTCGAACGAGTATTGCTCTGTGCCACAGTAAACATGCAGAAGGGCATCAGGAAAGGGGCATAGTGTTGAAAGCGCAAtgcggtgtcttccggaatTCTTTCTGGGCGCAAAAATCCGAGTATTtatcaccaccgtcgctagggaagatccaacaaaggagcaaagcaGCGGTGGGTGAGGAATACCGCAAGTTCCATCACCAGCTTCCGTCATTGAACGATCTTCGCATACAATGGGAACGTTATCGCTCCAAATGCAGTAACTTTTCCGATGCATTGGACCGAGCTTATGGGTGCTGTGTATATCTAAGGATGTATAAAGATAACGGGAAGGTTTCGGTCTATCTGATGGCACAGTGATTACCACGGTTGGGGTTTTGAGGTTCGTTACTTGCAGCACATCTTCGGGGAATTGTTTCGCTTAGCGCACGAGGTGCATTTTTGGACGAATTTTTGACACGTCTGCTGCTACAGTGGATCAAGATGACAACAAACCCCATGGACATTTGTTGCGAACTCAGTCCATGATGTCTCCAGGGGGTCAGCAAACTAGTGGACCCAATCTCACGCGGAGCCTCGAGTCTAATAGATTGTAGGAATCAGCTGGTTTATGGTTTTCGCCTTGGAGTACTGTCATGGACAAAGTTTGAGAACGACGTCAAAATGCGTGCCAACTGAAAAATCTTTAACAGTTAAGTTAGACTTTAGATGAACAATAGGAATTTCTCAAAAGAATTCAAGATCTTAGTTTTGAGATACCGATTTCgcggtaaaaattaaaaaatcacgtttttgtttttcaaactttATTATTCTCAGGACAATAAAACACATCAATATTCGTTTCTCTGCATTGCCTAAAGTGATAGTTGAACGCTCCGAGGCAAAATTTACCCGGAGAAGGTTTGAAGTAGTTTAACCCCCGGCCAATCTTTACAATGTAGCCATTGCTAAGTCTGAAAGAAAACTCGGTTAGAAAAGCAACATTAAAACTGCCATGTTGCACATACATAACCTGCCGGTCGTGCATATGCTCGGAATACTCGACAAAGAATTCCACGCTTTGCTTCTTCAAACTATCTTTCAGCATCTGAAAAGCTCGTTCTTGTTCGTCATTATTCTTCTTCTCACGCACGGTCAAAAGTTTGATGAATTTCAGGTTCCTACAGCTGAATACAGCTAACTCGCAGAACATTACCACATTGCACAATTGGTGGTGCTCACGAACGTACGGTTCTTCGATCAGGATTTCCTTCACCGCGTCcgtgaaatattttccaaacACCCGTTCATAGCTGTAGCCTGCAGCACCTTCGACGACATGAATTTTATCTCGAATTTCCCCTCGGCTCTTCCATCGCATCACCAGTTCTTTCACTTGCTCGGCCCGATTCATGTATTCcaagattttattttggatgtgttGCTTTCGTTTGGGGTCAATTTCGGCTGGGAAATGGAGGAAAGCGATAGCTTcagttttgtcatttttgttttcGACGGTGCACTataccggtgtagtcggtgctgtACTCATTCAAACTTTGGTGTAATCAATCTATCTCTTGTGCTACACCAGTTTAGTAACaggtaaaaacgaaaatgctatatgattcaaatgattgTAGGTCTTAGGAAAATGCTATAAGGGCTGtaacttttaaaccagtttTAATACACAGGTAAACCCGGACTAAAAGTTAGTCATGGTTGAAGATAACAACCCCAAGTGCCATCAACCGGTCGATCGTACCGAAAATTGGGAACAACAGAGGGTTAAATTATTTCATTTACCACATACCTTTCGATTCTTTGAGCAGTGCTTCGATGCCATCTTCGTAAAGCTTCAGCGATTCCAGCTTCCTCCCGTGCAGATCGTACTCTATTGCCCTTGTGAGCAGCGTTATGGCAATTTGTGTCATTTTAAAGGCCTATTTGAGATATACCTGGTAAAGTCCCGTACTGACAGATTTTCGTaaccaataaaacaataaattacaaatcacAAGCTTCCGAAAAACATATTATTTGATGTAGACGATCGCTGTTTATATCACTTTGTTTATAAATACATCTTGTCCTCTGAAAAGAAAACGAATAAACGTCAAAACCACTCGAAACAGATTGGAACAGCTGATGGGTCCAAGAAGTGGAACTGCTCGATTCTAGCGAACAACAAACGGAACTGTAAGGAAACGGAACAAGTGGTGAAATCGGCACTACAGACATGTGCGGCTTCCAATCAAATCGGAGTGAGATTGAGAACAGTAAACATAATGAAACGTTCGAAAGGAATGTTTGACAAATCCTTGTAGAAGGTTTTATCAATTCTGTTGGTCATTTTTGGCAAATTGATTAGCGTTAGAGTGAATTTTCGCAGGCACATTTTGTTGCTGTATGGCGCATGCGTTCCATGAAGCGCGCAAATTATACTTCGAGCTTTCACATATGTGCAAACTTTAAAATTCGTGAcaaataaaaatcttttttaaattaacataaTTCAAAAAACATCTGGGTAAATCAAAAATAGCGGAGCAAGTTTATATTTGACACCTGAATAGCAAATTAATACAAGTATTCAAATTTATAATAATATGTTGAACTGTTTTTCGTTGAACATGACTattaattttgaaatcagtgtattgACACTTTCGTTAAAACTTTACAGAAATGTTTTAGCTGTGTGATGAATTGTTTCATCGGGGCTAACGCGACCGAGAACTTGAAATATTGCACAGAAACGGACGTGACGAACGaagagaaaaaaagtaaatttcgCGAATTGGCAATTCCTTGTCGTCGAGAACCGGCAATAGCCTGTCATTGCAAACCGGAGTtttattgacgatttttattttgttgaatcTGCGTGTTATTATTATATCCTGACTATATGCAAGGTGTATTAAGAGCATGATGTTTAAATCCCGGATGGGTTTTCAAAAAGCCGTATGCGACAAAAGTATACAAACTGAGTTATCTACACTACATCACTCTTTTTTCATCTCATTATCGAATCAGACTAGGATTCTCCAAAACAGCACACTACcaaattaataattaaattaaataacgtTGTAAACTTTTTTATCAACCATATCTTTTCAAACAACATATGTGTTCTTTTGGTTTCCTACGGTCGTATAAACAACAATATTAGAGCCACTTGAATGTGGAGATACGCGCGTAGCAAAATGTCGTAAGCCGCATTTTTATTCAGATGGTTTCACAACTGCACATATgctgtttttgaaaaattaattattttcgtAATTGTTTTTCGAATAAAGAAATCTAATGGTTTTAAAGAGAAATAATTACCATTCGTTTCCAACCGAAAATGGTAGCGGACTGGAACGATAAACTAAATTATACCCCAACACTATTCATagagcaaaaaataaaagcctACCTATTGTAACTGACAATACGCTGATTacctaaagaaaaaaattaaggatGTTGAATCGCtgtggataaagactcgccatctgtactgtttgtttaccatttatctgtcagtgtcattccaatcgagcacgagatctctcaaaagcactcaatccgaagaaaaacgCTTCGAATCCAtctggaacgagggccattgacaggtttattgctcgattggaatgacactgacagataattgGTAAACGATATTTAGTCAAAAAAGGTTTTAAACactttgacgtttgactcaactcgcctcgTCAGactgtggtaagttttggtgtacaatactaatttcaccattgattctttctGTAGTTCGGTGGTGATTACtagtatttataattttcatatcagacaattaagggcgattaaatggtgcGTTCTGTGGGCGATTTGGGCAGGTAGGGCGTCGAAAAAaggacggcggcaaatcgcctaAATGTTGCAATTGGTATCGCCCCCTATTTGTTCTCAATTCGccggcaaattgaagggcaagtaGCGCattcgagttggcaaatagccacTCGTTAGCCAGcaaattgccctttttgactgggataggCATGTCGAGTAGAGTTACTACAccgagcaaaaagcatctgagaatttcataagtctcgacatatgaaccagccttctgacgatgccattgaacgctttagaatgtcataggcaggcttatgaattcatttatctttattcatgcactccatagacgtacaaataatgtatttcataaaacagtcttatgacttccctccaatatatgcgtttaagaatttcataagtttttcttatgaaacccatatgaaatctgttattgattctataaaattgtattttgtttttcgtaaacgtcacttttgtgaaaagttcataattgtttcttatgaattcagtactggcctgCACGGCCAACCAGGAGCTAATAGTTTCAGGCCAGCACTTTTTGAttaccgctgtttgaaacaaaagaagtgagatttttgtcaaattgctacaaaatttaaaaaaattgttttttatgttattgaataaattactatgagcattaaatcagtttacatggttatgatttttacagaagatatccgattatttgacatgaaataagttgtgcatataattagtgtctgacgcgtattttatgattatcaaaATCAATTGagaagtaacaatcattatcattcagttgtctaagcccagtttcccacgaaatattgacgaagcgttgctcattatgtacaaattttaccaTTTAAtgagttttctcttcaatcttctgaagggatctacACTTGGCGGTTCATTTGTCCCGAATTTAGTTCAACAAGATGACCACACTAATGAACTCATTAtgaatgacgttcatgttttacaattctcggtggtttgtttactttgtcagttgcgtgagttcgagtgcaacgggttcCCATCTGTTAATTTCAAACTCACgtactcccatgtaaacaaaccaccgaaaattgtcaagcgaagttcatccggctcattttggggttatgtcggttggtgtaaaacctaatatcctctaaaggttgatttttactgttgattttttgtctactaaagatgctcgagaaatgtcagccatgttctattttttatataaaggtacaataatatccataaaaaaacttatgacattcattcgaacattgtaatgaatttcataagactgttctatggaaATCATTGTTTCCACTATATTTTTTGCTTATAAATatcagcaattttcataaatgggcacctatggcgttcattcggacattttcataaatttcttaagactgtctta carries:
- the LOC131687984 gene encoding MIT domain-containing protein 1-like, with the protein product MTQIAITLLTRAIEYDLHGRKLESLKLYEDGIEALLKESKAEIDPKRKQHIQNKILEYMNRAEQVKELVMRWKSRGEIRDKIHVVEGAAGYSYERVFGKYFTDAVKEILIEEPYVREHHQLCNVVMFCELAVFSCRNLKFIKLLTVREKKNNDEQERAFQMLKDSLKKQSVEFFVEYSEHMHDRQVILSNGYIVKIGRGLNYFKPSPGKFCLGAFNYHFRQCRETNIDVFYCPENNKV